One part of the Marinobacter sp. MDS2 genome encodes these proteins:
- the rpoD gene encoding RNA polymerase sigma factor RpoD, with translation MSGNSQKSRLKDLIARGKEQGYLTYAEVNDHLPEDIADPDQVEDIIRMINDMGIQVCEETPDADTLLMTEGDSTADEAAAAEAAAALAAVETDAGRTTDPVRMYMREMGTVELLTREGEIVIAKRIEEGIRDVMAAVAHFPGTAGTVIQAYDRIIENEGRISDIVTGFLDPDDAEPFMGEEPVEEAKVDTNEAEDAEDEEEEEKESGPDPEETRLRFELLKEKLEAANEALAKHGRGHKKTQEALNELGAVFAPFKLGNKAFDELVNVVRSTNDMVRENERTIMQICIRECKMPRKDFIKEFPGNEVNLDWAPKIAKSKKPYAAAIAERLDEIVRLQKRIQNVQTEVDLDVVDIKEINRRVSIGEAKARRAKKEMVEANLRLVISIAKKYTNRGLQFLDLIQEGNIGLMKAVDKFEYRRGYKFSTYATWWIRQAITRSIADQARTIRIPVHMIETINKLNRISRQMLQEMGREPTPEELGERMEMPEEKIRKVLKIAKEPISMETPIGDDEDSHLGDFIEDIQALSPVDSATAEGLREATRSVLSGLTARESKVLRMRFGIEMNTDHTLEEVGKQFDVTRERIRQIEAKALRKLRHPSRSDHLRGFIDDQGNA, from the coding sequence ATGTCAGGCAATTCGCAGAAATCACGTTTAAAAGACCTCATCGCTCGAGGCAAGGAACAAGGTTACCTGACTTACGCCGAGGTAAACGATCACCTGCCGGAAGACATTGCAGACCCGGATCAGGTTGAAGACATTATCCGGATGATCAACGACATGGGCATTCAGGTGTGCGAAGAAACACCTGACGCCGATACCTTGTTGATGACCGAAGGTGACTCCACAGCCGACGAAGCCGCTGCTGCCGAAGCTGCTGCCGCGCTGGCTGCCGTAGAAACCGACGCGGGCCGCACCACCGACCCGGTGCGCATGTACATGCGCGAAATGGGTACCGTAGAGCTGCTGACCCGCGAAGGCGAAATTGTTATCGCCAAGCGGATCGAAGAAGGCATCCGCGATGTTATGGCCGCGGTGGCGCATTTCCCGGGCACCGCCGGCACCGTTATTCAAGCTTACGACCGCATTATCGAGAACGAAGGCCGCATCAGCGACATCGTTACCGGCTTCCTTGACCCGGACGATGCCGAGCCGTTCATGGGCGAAGAGCCCGTCGAAGAAGCCAAAGTAGACACCAACGAGGCTGAAGACGCAGAGGACGAGGAAGAAGAGGAAAAGGAAAGCGGTCCGGATCCCGAAGAAACTCGCCTGCGCTTTGAACTGCTGAAAGAAAAACTGGAAGCGGCGAACGAAGCACTGGCCAAGCATGGCCGTGGCCACAAGAAAACCCAGGAAGCCCTGAACGAACTGGGCGCTGTGTTCGCGCCGTTCAAACTGGGCAACAAAGCATTTGATGAGCTGGTCAACGTTGTTCGCTCCACCAACGACATGGTGCGCGAGAACGAACGGACCATCATGCAAATCTGCATCCGCGAATGCAAAATGCCACGCAAGGATTTCATCAAAGAGTTCCCGGGCAACGAAGTAAACCTGGACTGGGCTCCGAAGATTGCCAAGAGCAAAAAGCCCTACGCAGCGGCTATTGCTGAGCGTCTGGATGAAATCGTCCGCCTGCAGAAGCGTATTCAGAACGTTCAAACCGAAGTGGATTTGGACGTCGTAGACATCAAAGAGATCAACCGCCGCGTTTCAATCGGCGAAGCCAAAGCCCGCCGCGCCAAGAAAGAAATGGTGGAAGCGAACTTGCGTCTGGTTATCTCCATCGCCAAGAAGTACACCAACCGTGGCTTGCAGTTCCTCGACCTGATCCAGGAAGGCAACATCGGCCTGATGAAAGCGGTCGATAAGTTTGAATACCGTCGTGGCTACAAGTTCTCGACCTATGCGACCTGGTGGATCCGCCAGGCCATCACCCGCTCTATTGCGGATCAGGCACGCACCATCCGTATTCCGGTGCATATGATCGAAACGATCAACAAACTGAACCGCATTTCACGCCAGATGCTGCAGGAAATGGGCCGCGAGCCTACGCCCGAAGAGTTGGGTGAGCGCATGGAAATGCCGGAAGAGAAGATCCGCAAGGTCTTGAAGATCGCCAAAGAGCCGATCTCCATGGAAACACCGATCGGGGATGATGAAGACAGCCATCTGGGCGATTTCATCGAAGACATTCAGGCGCTATCGCCGGTAGATTCCGCCACCGCGGAAGGCCTGCGTGAAGCCACCCGTTCTGTGCTATCCGGCTTGACCGCACGTGAATCGAAAGTCCTGCGCATGCGCTTCGGTATCGAAATGAACACCGACCACACCCTGGAGGAAGTGGGCAAACAGTTCGATGTTACCCGTGAGCGTATCCGTCAGATCGAAGCCAAGGCTCTGCGCAAGCTGCGCCATCCTTCCCGCTCCGATCACCTGCGCGGCTTTATCGACGACCAAGGCAACGCATAA
- the dnaG gene encoding DNA primase, whose translation MSGLIPQRFVEDLLDRIDLGELIGSRITLKKAGGNYKACCPFHDEKTPSFNVRPDKGFYHCFGCGAHGDAISFIREFEGLGFTEAVEELAKRAGMEVPYDKVAKQEMQQARTLTDALDFASKFYHSSLTSQQGAYARDYLKQRGLDDDIIARYQIGFAPGSGTALYDAAPRDLKKPLLETKTVSDKYGKPRDLFRNRVMFPIRNTRGKTIAFGGRTLGDDKAKYINSPESDVFHKSREIYGLHEARQATRQLDKLLVVEGYMDVIALAQHGIDYAVATLGTATNQDSLTALLRQVRHIVFCFDGDQAGFRAADRAMENALELIADGLHLQFLMLPEGEDPDTLVRKEGPEAFQKRIEGATPLSRFLFDRQSEGLDLELPEHRGELRARAEQLLNKMPRCTLRDAMWHEMLRLCGGRNQWQGRQQSGKNFKAKGWRGERQPRPTEERVDVKLSKDSTLCLALLEAPELATEIKAQADSTRQLDQAGRFARWLLDKDIQTRKALIAELATDKQARDRFYNLFDGLEHIPARESTLAAARELLSPNEEAARQQRLATLLRNLAKLTPEQREELRTLSAGTLNPKAEH comes from the coding sequence ATGAGCGGACTGATCCCTCAACGCTTTGTTGAAGACCTTCTGGATCGAATTGATCTGGGAGAACTGATTGGATCACGCATCACTCTCAAAAAAGCCGGCGGTAATTACAAAGCCTGCTGCCCATTTCATGACGAGAAAACGCCCTCGTTCAACGTTCGGCCCGACAAAGGCTTCTACCACTGCTTTGGCTGCGGCGCTCATGGCGATGCCATCAGCTTTATCCGCGAATTCGAAGGCCTTGGCTTTACCGAAGCGGTAGAAGAACTGGCGAAACGTGCCGGCATGGAAGTGCCGTACGACAAAGTCGCCAAACAGGAAATGCAGCAAGCCCGGACTCTGACCGACGCGCTGGATTTCGCTAGCAAGTTTTATCACTCGTCGCTAACCAGCCAACAAGGCGCGTACGCACGGGATTACCTGAAACAACGCGGTCTGGACGACGACATCATCGCACGTTACCAGATCGGCTTTGCACCGGGTAGCGGCACCGCCCTGTATGACGCGGCACCGAGAGATCTGAAAAAGCCCTTACTGGAAACCAAAACCGTTTCCGACAAGTACGGCAAACCAAGAGACCTGTTCCGCAACCGGGTGATGTTCCCGATCCGGAACACCCGCGGCAAAACCATCGCATTTGGTGGCCGCACACTGGGCGACGACAAAGCCAAGTACATCAACTCGCCGGAATCGGACGTATTCCATAAAAGCCGCGAGATTTACGGCCTGCACGAAGCCCGGCAAGCCACGCGCCAGCTGGACAAACTGCTGGTAGTAGAAGGCTACATGGATGTCATCGCACTGGCCCAGCACGGCATCGATTATGCCGTTGCAACACTGGGCACCGCGACCAATCAAGACAGTTTGACCGCCCTGCTCCGGCAAGTCCGGCATATTGTCTTTTGCTTTGACGGCGACCAAGCAGGCTTCCGAGCCGCTGATCGCGCCATGGAAAACGCACTGGAACTGATCGCCGACGGCCTGCATTTACAGTTCCTGATGCTACCCGAAGGCGAAGACCCGGACACGCTGGTCCGAAAGGAAGGCCCAGAAGCTTTCCAAAAACGAATTGAAGGCGCCACACCGCTCTCGCGTTTTTTGTTTGATCGCCAGAGCGAAGGCCTGGATCTTGAGCTTCCGGAACACCGGGGCGAACTCAGGGCCAGAGCCGAACAGCTGCTGAACAAAATGCCCCGCTGCACACTGCGGGATGCCATGTGGCACGAAATGTTGCGCTTATGCGGCGGCCGTAACCAGTGGCAGGGCCGCCAGCAGAGCGGCAAAAACTTCAAAGCCAAAGGCTGGCGCGGAGAACGACAGCCCCGCCCGACCGAAGAACGGGTGGATGTAAAACTCAGCAAAGACAGCACATTGTGCCTTGCTTTGCTGGAAGCGCCGGAGCTGGCCACTGAAATCAAGGCCCAGGCGGATAGCACCCGGCAACTGGATCAAGCCGGGCGATTTGCCCGCTGGCTCCTGGATAAAGATATTCAAACCCGCAAAGCACTGATTGCGGAGTTGGCAACAGACAAACAGGCCCGCGACCGGTTCTACAACCTGTTCGACGGACTGGAGCATATCCCGGCACGGGAGAGCACACTGGCAGCAGCCAGAGAGCTACTAAGCCCGAACGAAGAAGCCGCGCGCCAGCAAAGACTGGCAACACTGCTCCGGAACCTGGCCAAGCTCACCCCGGAACAACGGGAGGAGCTACGAACGCTCAGCGCGGGTACGTTAAACCCGAAAGCCGAGCATTGA
- the rpsU gene encoding 30S ribosomal protein S21: protein MPAVKLKENEPFDVALRRFKRSCEKAGVLSEVRRREHYEKPTAVRKRKAAAAVKRHLKKLQREQRKFERLY from the coding sequence ATGCCAGCTGTTAAACTGAAAGAGAACGAACCGTTTGACGTAGCACTGCGTCGCTTCAAGCGTTCATGCGAAAAAGCCGGTGTACTTTCTGAAGTACGTCGTCGTGAGCACTACGAAAAGCCGACGGCTGTTCGTAAGCGCAAAGCTGCTGCTGCCGTTAAGCGTCATCTCAAGAAGCTTCAGCGTGAACAGCGTAAGTTCGAGCGTCTGTACTGA
- the tsaD gene encoding tRNA (adenosine(37)-N6)-threonylcarbamoyltransferase complex transferase subunit TsaD: protein MLILGIETSCDETGVALLDDERGLLAHALFSQVEVHADYGGVVPELASRDHVRKLLPLCDQVLADAGKSRTDIEGIAYTAGPGLVGALMVGGSVAHALGYALDIPVLGVHHMEGHLLAPMLEDNPPAFPFVALLVSGGHTQLVRVDAIGEYEMLGESVDDAAGEAFDKAAKMLGLDYPGGPRVAALAEHGREGRYRFPRPMTDRPGLDFSFSGLKTFTLNTVNGAKDAGEFDEQVKADIALAFEAAVVDTLTIKCRRALEQTGCKRLVIAGGVSANKRLRAGLEKMTAKLGGSVFYARPEFCTDNGAMIAYAGAQRLRKGQKDGERIVSVPRWPMDTLPSVSEPRANGLVD from the coding sequence ATGCTGATTCTTGGTATTGAAACTTCTTGTGATGAGACTGGCGTTGCCTTGCTGGATGATGAGCGGGGCCTGCTGGCCCATGCGCTGTTTAGCCAGGTGGAGGTACACGCAGACTATGGCGGTGTGGTGCCGGAACTGGCGTCTCGTGACCACGTGCGCAAATTGCTGCCATTGTGTGACCAGGTGTTGGCGGACGCCGGCAAGTCCCGAACTGACATAGAGGGAATTGCTTACACGGCGGGGCCTGGTCTTGTCGGTGCCTTGATGGTGGGTGGCTCGGTGGCTCATGCGCTGGGATACGCGTTGGATATTCCGGTACTGGGGGTGCATCACATGGAGGGGCATTTGTTGGCCCCGATGCTGGAAGACAATCCTCCGGCTTTTCCTTTTGTGGCTCTGCTGGTATCCGGTGGTCACACCCAATTGGTTCGGGTAGATGCCATTGGTGAGTATGAAATGCTGGGCGAGTCAGTGGACGACGCCGCTGGCGAAGCCTTCGATAAAGCCGCGAAAATGTTGGGTCTGGATTACCCCGGTGGCCCCCGAGTGGCTGCGCTGGCGGAACACGGCCGGGAAGGACGTTACCGCTTCCCCCGGCCGATGACCGATCGCCCCGGACTGGATTTCAGTTTCAGCGGCTTGAAGACGTTCACTCTGAATACCGTGAATGGCGCCAAGGATGCGGGTGAATTTGACGAACAGGTGAAAGCAGACATCGCGTTGGCTTTTGAGGCCGCGGTGGTTGATACCCTGACCATCAAATGTCGCAGAGCACTGGAGCAGACCGGGTGTAAGCGCCTGGTGATTGCCGGTGGAGTCAGTGCGAATAAGCGGTTGCGCGCCGGGCTTGAGAAAATGACGGCAAAACTGGGCGGTTCGGTGTTCTATGCCCGCCCGGAATTCTGTACCGATAACGGCGCCATGATCGCGTATGCCGGCGCTCAGCGTTTGAGAAAAGGGCAAAAAGACGGTGAACGCATTGTCTCGGTGCCGCGCTGGCCTATGGATACCTTGCCGTCAGTGAGCGAGCCCCGCGCTAACGGTCTGGTGGACTGA